In Nitrospira sp., the genomic window GATTCGGCTGAGAGCGTCAAGGTCTCGCACACACACGTAGCCCCTCGTGTAGGAGAGAATGTCTTGGTCACGCAGGGTTTTCATAATGGCACTCACATTGGGACGGGACGCCACGACAAGCTCAGCGAGTTCCTCATGGGTCATTCGAACGTCCACGATATAGCCGACGCCATGGTTGCAGGGCTGCCCCTCGAAGCACATCAAGTCAACGAGTGTCATTGCAACCCGCCTTTGTAACGGCGAAGTTAGTTGCCACTGCAACCGACGATCAAGGAAGTGCAGCTGGTGACCATAGGTTTCTAGAAGTCCTTGCCGCAGATTTGCATCGGCCTGAGAGGCTC contains:
- a CDS encoding Crp/Fnr family transcriptional regulator; the encoded protein is MIRRRTLKDKMLVYESFMPGKTYVIETGYVRVVSTEASGRYVTRSLFGSGAILGDLPFGLTTFQNAESAVANGTATVLELDRVSIERASQADANLRQGLLETYGHQLHFLDRRLQWQLTSPLQRRVAMTLVDLMCFEGQPCNHGVGYIVDVRMTHEELAELVVASRPNVSAIMKTLRDQDILSYTRGYVCVRDLDALSRIVTLDAIPARDLPNLSPR